From the Drechmeria coniospora strain ARSEF 6962 chromosome 02, whole genome shotgun sequence genome, the window GGGCGTGGCGTACAACTGCACCTGCGTGTCGATGGTGAAGTTGTGGATGGGACGCAGGACGTCAAGTATGGGCTTCATGAACTCGTCCAAGGCCGTCTCAATGTCCCACGTGTTGGGCACGGCGCCATCGGTGAAGAGCGAAAAGGTGAGATGGTACGTCGGGGCGTAGCGCAGCGACTTCGTCGTCCGGTTGGCAAGTGTTCCGGCGACCGTCGGGCTCAGGGCCGGTCGAGCTCccgacgatgcggaggagGTGGAGAGAAGATAGGCGATGATGGACTGTTCCTCGGCAAAGATTGACTGTAGCTGGTCGGCGACAAaggaggcgagggaggacgaggccgagttGGGCGAGGGAATCGCGTTGGGGGCGTAGGTCACATCGAGGTCTGGAGTGTGAGGGTTCAGCAACGCCGTGTTGGTTTCGCCAGGCCTGAGGTGTATCGTGAGGGCAGGCTCCGGCTCCTTtccgtgctcgacggccgccttgtCCGGGGCCAGCTGCAAGCGCAGGTGGTGTCCGGAAAAGTCGTTGAGATCGTCGAGGGTAAGCTGGGTGAGTCGGACGAGGTGGTGAGCCTCTGGGTCGGAGAGCGATTCGGTACGAACATGGATGTTGAGGGGGAAGACGGGTCGGCAGGCCTAAGTGTTCGGTCAGCCGCATGCCATCGGGGGATCGGATCAGGAGCGTCACCTTGCCATCCGCCCACTCGTTCATGCGATCAAGCGGCAGGCTTGCCCGATAAAtactcgtcgtcctccaccATATCGgcaggccgaggatgatgacgatgagccAGAAGGAGAGCACAATGTGGGATCGACGGCGAATTTCCGACGGCTTCTCGGCTGGCGGCTGCTTGGCGGGCGCAGCCACGGATGCTGGTACGGACGCGGCCAGCTCTGAAGCCATGGCGGCGTCACGGGCAGGATGCCCCGAGGGTCAAGGTGACAGGAGGTCAGAGGAAACCGCGAACATCAGATGGTGCTCATCGACGGAACGGGAAGGTAGGTGATTCCGTCTCTCCGTCGCGGTCGCGGACGGATGGTACTCGTGCTTCTGCGTTTGTTGGCTGTTCGAGATGGGCACCTGAGACGTGAAATGGCAGCTGGCTGGGAAAGGTCGCGGAGTCACGTGTGGCTGGCCTCGGTGTTGAATGAAGCTGCAAGGCTTCGATCGGCTTGCTGGCGACAGACAGGAGCTCCCCTCGACCCCGTAaatactgtgcaagtactcgaagagtactccgcacaggtGAACTTGTCATATATcgtatacagtacggagtacggagtacatgaagGTACATGTcccgagtacagtacttatatgtacatgAACGGAATGCACTagcttagttgtacttacaagtaatacgggCCACAGAGGAGCATTACGGGGTATTAagtactgctccgtactccgtaatattacTGTGCAGAAGATTCGgatgcgtacggagtaattactccgtataagtATTGATACCGAGTACAACtatgcacggagtaatactttgtacggagtgctatGCATAATGGCAAAGCGGTGCTGCAGTAATCACGGGTACAactagcacggagtacttacagagtacttgtagtggtTCCTCGCATGTTCCTGCCCAGTAGCCGGTACATCGGTGGTGGAGAACCAAACACCACCGGTCAAGGAGCCACCACACAAGTCCAAGGCATACCCCCCACCGGGAGTTCTACTTACGGCGAGTTGGTTCCGAACCAAATCTTCATGATGAGCAGTCCTTGGAACGGATACGGCTTTTGAAATAAAATAAAAAGTCAAAGTGATAGAATCCCAATGATCGCGACGGAAAGAAGCAAGTCAAGTCGTGAAATTGGTAAGCGCTGGTCGCATTTGATCCAAGGCAAGTatcgtcggcatcggaaCACGCAAAGCACACACACgccgcaagtacctactatacTTACGCATAGGCCGTACTGTGTACTaacgtgtactgtacttacttacattgCTTGCATTGTACTCCATATCGCACAAATTAAGTATTATTGCTACTGTCTTGCTCTGGGAGGGTATGCACAACTTCGATCCCTCTTTCCTTGAAAAAAGTCCATGTTAGATTTCGTGAACCATTTTATTGCCAACGCCAGAGAACTTGCACCTCCTTTCTTAGGTTTTACATGCATTTTCAATGAGCCACCAATCCTTCCGCAGCAGATGCTCTCGGCTCCCGTCCCCCTTGATCAAGGACTActtaattattactactgtATATGCCGTACTACCCCGCACGTCCTCCAACGCCGTCTCCTCCATGCTACGTTCTGCTGCCGTGCCGAGGCATCTCCCCGACGCGGACTTGGCTTTGCATATCaccccgacgccggctcgCTAGCACGGTGACCTCTCATCCACCACCGTATGATGGAAATGGCAATGGCTTGTTGATTTCTCGCCTATTAAATACCCCTCCCGCTAGCCGATATGGCTTGCAGACAAGCTGGCCCAAGCCATGAGCGCACAGCATACTCCCCCATCGATACCGCCTCTCACAGACGGGCAGCCAAGCAACCACGCCCATCGCAAGTGACGCAACACGTATTGGAATAACCAGGCCCGGTCTGTTCCTTGTCCGTTTACAACCCCCAGGCTTGGCCGACGATCGATCGCCGACCGAGTCGTCGTGACAACCCGTTGCACCGTCCTTCGGCTTGATCGATCCCACGCTCCGTCAACAGCTGTGCCTCACTACGCCGTGAACAGCTACGCCGATGCCAGGTATGTATTTCGCTTTTGAACCACCTTCGCTCGTCCCTCATCCGCCATCACCACGACGCTGCATCCCTACCACCAGTCGTGCATGATCTCATGTTGCGCCGCGGTTAACCTCCTCTCCAGTTCcgctcgctctcgccgctcCCGCCTGGGCTGCTGGTCTTGCCTACGCCAACGCCCGCACCGGCTTCTGGTATGATCGGAAACTTTTCATGTGCGCCTTCAAGAGCGCCGGTCGCATCTTTTTTCGAGAgcgtcgcggccgcctcAACCTCTTCTACCTTCTCGAGGACCGCGCTCGACACCCCTCCACGGCAAACAAGGACCTCTTGATATTCGAAGGCAACCGGTTCAGCTATGCTCAAGTCTATGAACGCGTCCTGCGCTACGGTGCTTGGTTGAAGAAGCATCTGGGCATCAAGCCGAAGGATATTGTCGCCATCGACTTTCAAAATTCTGACAATTTCATCATGCTGTGGTGGGGGCTATGGAGCATCGGCGCAAAACCGGCCTTCATCAACTACAATCTGACCGGTGATCCTCTGGCACACTGCATCAAGTCGGCCAACACCAAGCTGTGCCTCGTCGatcctgccgtcgccgaccatgTCACCGACCATGTTCGGGAAAAGCTCGGTGGCAGCGTTCAGTTTCTCGTCTTCTCCCCAGACGTCGAGGCTGAATGTCTCGCGTGTCCTCCCACGAGAGCGCCGGATGAGGATCGCCACGAAGACGGCATATCTACCTTGGCCACCCTCATCTTCACTTCCGGCACCACAGGCATGCCtaaggcggccgtcgtgtccTGGTCCAGgtgcatcgtcggcagcacCGTCCCCGaggtcctcctcggccgtggcagCAAGGACATCCTCTACACGTCAATGCCGCTGTACCATTCCTCCGCCAGCATTCTTGCCTTCTGCGCCACCGTGTCTTCTGGCAGCACCCTGGCTCTCGGTCGCAAGTTCTCCACCAAGGTGTTTTGGCAAGAGTGCCGGGCCGCGGGTGCCACGTCCATCCAGTACGTCGGTGAGACGCTACGCTACTTGCTCGCTGCGCCGCCGCAGATGGATGCCACCACGGGCGAAAACCTCGATCGCAAGCACGGCGTGACGTTGGCGTTTGGCAACGGCCTCCGTCCAGACATTTGGAACGAGTTCAAGGACCGCTTCGGCATCGAAACCATTGCAGAGTTCTACGCCTCCACTGAAGGCCCCTTCGCGACGTGGAACGTCAGCCGAAACGACCTCACCGCCGGAGCCATCGGTCGCAACGGCTGGCTCTTCAATGCCTTTCTTCGCCTGCAGGTGTCCCTCGTCGCGGTTGATTGGCAGACCGATGCCCCAATCCGCAACCCCAAGACAGGCTTCTGTCGGAAGGTCAAAGGTGGCGAGCCCGGCGAGATGCTCTTCAAGTTGCCCGTCCACGATCTGGAGCGACTTTTCCAAGGCTATTACGGGAATCAGAAAGCCACGGTTGCAAAGGTGATGCGCGACGTCTTCGCCAAGGGAGACGCTTGGTATCGAACGGGCGACGTCGCTCGATGGTACGGGGATGGTCGCGTCTTTTTCACCGACCGAATCGGCGACACGTTCCGCTGGAAGTCGGAGAACGTATCAACCGTCGAGGTTAGCCAAGCGGTCGGCCTGCACCCTTCCGTTCGCGAGGCCAATGTGTATGGGGTGGAGCTTCCTCACCACGATGGCCGTGCTGGATGTGTCGCCATCTGCTTCGACCAaaacccgccgccgcgcgacACCCTGCGCAGCCTGGCTTCGCACGTCCGCGAGGCCCTACCACGCTACGCCGTGCCATTGTTCCTGCGTATTGTtcccgaggtcggcggcggcggtcagACGACTGGTACGAACAAGCAGCAAAAGCACACGCTGCGTCAGGCGGGTGTGCAGCCAGGCAAAGGCGACGCAGACGGCATGTTCTGGCTCAAGGGTGATACGTATGTGCCGTTTGGCGAAAACGAATGGAAGGCACTTCAGCGGGGCAGCGTGAAGCTATAGGGGAGGCTTGGAGTCATGAACGTTGAATGAGGCATCACTGCATTTAGGAATTCGACGGGTTATTATGTGCAGGTCCCAACATCGACGTCTTCGTGGACTCCCCGTCCCGCAGTCGCACTTGAACGGGGTTAAATCCTGCCATGCGCCAGCATCAAACCTGCGTCGCATTTCTCGTTGGCGGCGTGAGGAACGGTATGGACCTGCAACTGCCGCGTTCCGCCACGTAACCCTCGACCACGACGGGTAGCACGATGTGAGCACTCTGTTGAATGCGAGGTCAGCACTACTATTCAGTCCACTTCATTGAGATATGGAAGTCAGGTGTGGGGGTTCAGCAGGCCAGTCCCCTCAAACGGCCAACATGGACTTGACAAAACGACATGAACTTGACATTCAACTTGGTTCTTGACTTCAGTAGTACCCAAGACAGCCAGTTACATTCGGTCGAAACTACCTCCAGAAACAGACACAAGATCATGGAGCATTAATTACTAAAGTTCCTAGTATTTTCAACTGGATAGCTTCCAGGGCGAGGGTTGTGAGTCGTAGAAAAAATATGATGCattttcgtcgtcgtgcaACGCGAGCAGAATTGTCTGGCACCGAGTTCACGGCATGATTGGCGTCAACCAAGGTCAAGGGTACCTTAGGCAGCGACCCGAACGTGCAAATCAAGGCCGCTGGTCATATCTCCTGGTTCTACAGCATCCCCGTGCTACAAATATCAGTTTACTTGCATACATGTTCTCCTGCCCATGCAGCTGGCAGTCAATGAGCGCGCGTGCTACGTTCGACCAGGTGTGGTTTGTTGGTGatgctacagtacttgcacgccaATGCGGCCCACCAAACAAGCGCCATCCCGGTAttattgtactgtaataatacttaaaTATTGCTCCGCAGGTGCTGAGACATCCGTCACTTGGTACTGACCGCCGGTAACCGGAAAATTTCTCCTCCGTAGTCTCATGGCATGCAGCCCACGCCAGTCAGTGGCTGAAGGACTCGTGACGTCGGCGGTTTGACGCGGCAACCATCGGATTTGCACTTAGCTTTTGCCCAGCGATCACGGTCACGATGGCTTCACCTCAACCCTAGATTCAATTCCTCCTTCCCTTCTCGTCATCTTCACGATTGAATCTACAATTAATTAACTGACCCACTCGTCTGGTCGTTCTGTGTTGAGATTCTTCTCTCACGTAAAGGCATATCATTCATCGATTATCATCGCTCCTTCGACCAGttcgccatcaccatctcTTTTTTGGCACCTTGAACCGATACCCTTCGACTACTCGCTCGCTCATGCAGCTACACTCGATCTGCAAGGATATCATTGCACCGGTTACCTGTTTGTCGCGTTCGGGTATTGTCTACTTCGTCACTCTGGGAGCCTTACTCCGAGATTCGTGATGCCTCTTTGATCAAATACAGGCACTTGCTGTTTCCGCCCCTGTCTGTCTCCGTCACCTACGAGCCATGAAATCCCGATTTTCGATGCGTCTCGCCTTGAGACTGCAGCCAATTTCCCGAAGCAAGGCTCTGTCATTTCGGCAGCCATGCCGACACCCGCAGCAGCATAGGAGGGCCTTCCAAACCTCCCCCCCACGGCTTGCTCCTCAGGGCAAAGGACACTCGTATCACAGCATAAATCCGGCTttggctccggctccggcttcTAGAGCGAGGACCCTTGCAGCGGCCACGGGACTGGCATCGTTGTTGGCTTTACTCTATCTCTCCTCGACCCCTGCTGCCAGCCTCGATGCATCCGccgtgtacaagtatgccTCGGACCCGAGCCCGGAGCTCGAGACACCATCGATTGCCGATGCGCGCGACCCCAGTCTGCCCCGCTTCAGAATCTCGGAGGTCCGCAAACATGGCGCCGGTGCAGAGAACCCCTGGGTCATCCACGAGGACAAAGTCTATGATATCACCGATTGGATCCCGGCCCATCCAGGGGGGCAGGTTATCCTCCGTGCCGCCGGTGGCTCTATCGACCCTTACTGGGACATCTTCTCTATCCACAAGAGCCAGTATGTCTATGATATTCTTTCCCAGTATCTCATCGGCTACGTTGATCAGGCCGATCTCGTCAACGGCAAGCCTGCCCAGGAACAGATCGAGGACCCATTTGCCGACGACCCGGTGAGACACCCGGCACTCATCACGAAGACGGCGAAACCTCGCAACGCAGAGACGCCCGAGGATGCCCTTGGTGCTCAATTCCTTACTCCTAATGATCTTTTCTACGTCCGCAATCACATGTGGGTGCCAAAGATTGACGAAGCCTCGGCGGACGCCCATGTGCTCAGTatcgagctcctcgatggTACCGTCCGACAATACACGTTGAAGGAACTCAAGACCAAGTTCGCAAGCCACAAGATCACAGCCGTCTTGCAGTGCTCGGGCAATCGGAGGAAGCACATGACCGAGGGTTCGGGTCGGTCTACGAACGGACTGCAGTGGGCGGCCGGTGCCATCTCCAATGCGTCCTGGGAGGGTGTTCTCCTCTCAgacgtcctcgccgatgcTGGCTTCGACATCAAGGAAGGCCTCAGTGGTGCCAGTGAAACGAAACACGTCCACTTCTCCGGGCTTGAAGCTTACGCCTCGTCCATCCCCATTAGAAAGGCTGTTGATCCCCAAGGTGATGTCATTCTCGCCTACTCCATGAATGACGAGCCTCTGCCGCGAGACCACGGTTACCCACTACGAGCTCTCGTCCCCGGCCATGTCGCCGCCCGCTCAGTCAAGTGGCTGAATCAAATCACGTTaagcgacgaggagagcaCCAGTCAGTGGCAGCGCAAAGATTACAAGTGCTTCGGCCCCAACGAGACAAAGGTCGACTGGGATGCCGCCCCGGCCATCCAGGAAATGCCAGTCCAGAGCGCCATCACCGGTGTCAAACTCCGAGGATGGAGGGACACTCCTGAAAGTAGCGCCTCCGCAGGCATCAAGGATGGCAAGCCGACCAAAGGAGCCGCCCCAGTCCAGGGCATTTCTCTCAACGGCTACGCTTTCTCGGGTGGCGGCCGGTCCATCATCCGTGTCGACATCTCCTTTGACGGTGGCTCCTCCTGGACCCAGGCACAACTGCtacccgacggcgtcggaaaGGACGGATCCCCGTCGCCGGGCCAAGGCCATGGTGCGTGGAGCTGGAAACGCTGGCGGTTCGACGGAGATATTCCCATGACCGCCTTTCAAGACCAAGAAGGCAGTTGCAGTCCTCGGCGATGCACAACAGTCATCGCCAAGGCCACCGACGATGTCTATAACACTCAACCCGAGAGTCATGCCGCTACGTGGAATCTACGAGGGAACCTGGCTACGGCATGGCATCGTGTCCAGGTCTGTGCCGACTGCTCCCCCGGTTCCCGCGCAGTCACATTGGCCGATGACAAGAAGCCTTAATGACAAATGGTTCCCCTTCGCGCCGTTTCTGCTTTCAACTCATCCAGGCCTGCTCTTGTGCGGATTTGCCATTGACTCCGCAATTGGGAAGTTGTTTTCAAGGACGCATGGCTTGCCCCCTGCATCAGAGAGACTACAGTGGGGGGCATGATATTTGCCCACCTTCAGGTAATATTTTCTAGCCTAGCCTAGCCAAATTCATCGCGATCATAACAATTAATACTTCGTATACCACCCCTCTGCTGCAATAATAGCATCAACGCAATAGGGCCTCGTATCAATCAGCTTCGAAAGAATCGATCTATCAATAGCCTGCCATACATCCTTTGCTACTTCCTATAGCCTATTTAATATAGCCTCATTATACAGAGCGTCTCGAAGATCTGGGTGCTGACTATAAAATTCCGCCTTTATTAATTCCTATAGATTCTCTATTGGATTAAGGTCCGGTAAGAGAGGCAGCTAGATCATTAGATTAATCCCTTCGTATTCTAATAGGGCTTGTTCGATCCCGGCTGTATGGACCAGCGCAATATCTTGCATAAAGATATCCGTAGGCCGTAAAAAGGAGAATAGAAAGGAGTGATAGAGAACGAATCTatcgactcggccgtcgaggggaaTAAGATCCGTTCGTTCGTTATATCGGAAGGCAGCCCAAAACATCTGCTTTATGCCCTTTGTATAAAATTCGAAGATATCGTGAGCGGCAAGTTGATCTACCGGTCGTACGAAGGTCCACGTTGGCCTTGCGCCGGCGCTTCGTTCAACGATAGACTCGTCGCTCCAATCGATATCCTTTCAATCTTAATAGCTGATATCTATTTGCCTATTCGAGCCGGAGAGAGGTATTAGATGCGGGCGGCGCTATTGGAGCCATTTTTGCCTACCCATTTTGCGTAAGATCATGCGGAGGGCCCGCGCCTTGACTTTATGGTCTATGGCTTCGAGAAGATCGTTCGTTTTGATGTGTGGATCTTTATGCGTAACGATATCGTAAATCCGATCGCGATCCTCTTCAGAAAGAGACCTTGGGCGCCCGGAACGCGGCTGGGATACGCATTCTTTTCGCTTTGCTTCGATTTGGCAAGTATAACGGATCGTTGAGAGCTTGATTTCTGGATGGGCCGCTTGGATCTGCCTATATGAGTAACGAAGGGACCGTAACTCGCAAATCCGTGATCGCATTTGCGGCGATAATTCCTTGCCTCGAGGCATCGTTACGGCCGCTTTGAGgtaattattgttactactactccgtacgttcGATGCGTAattatgtacggagtactccgtagccaCCTAATTGTTGTCATGCTAACGAAATAGGTTAGGTCAGATTGGACAAGGAATGTATTACCTAAGGGTAGGCAATACTTTTTGCCACAGACTGATACCAGATCGGCTCACCCCCAGCCCGGCCGAGAATTGGCAATATCCTGACGATGGCATGGCAATGCCATCGGTGATTAGCTCGGCAAAGGGCATCGCACAGACACGCATAGGGGCAATATATTGCAGCCCGCCCATGCTCAGTTGGCATCAAAATTAATGCCCAGCTGGGCGTATCAACAACGCACAACCGAACCTTTTCCTTCCCCGTCAGCTGAACCAACATCTCTCTATCGTCGCTAttctacttgtacacattGAAACAAGGCATGCAGTATGGCCCTCATGACCATtactcgtcctcgacctctcCATCTGTGAAGTAATCAAACTCGCCAGGGACTTGCGCCTCctcatcgccctcggcgtcctcgtccacggcggTTAATACACccgcagcagctgctgctcCAGAGCCCACACCACCATCAACGCCTGCCCGAACCTCTGGCAGGCCAAACGGTGACCGGCCCTGGGCCTGGCTTCGCAGAAGCTGATCCATCACCGGGTTTCCCGTTGAGCCTCGGGCCGGATCCACGAGGCCCTCCAGCAACGTCCTGCCGCCCGATCGACCGCCCCCTATTCTTGCGTTTTGCTGCCCGGCAACCGGCGCGCGCTCGGTCGTCACCTTCTTCAGCTTCTCTTCAATCAGTGTTTTGGGCTCCTCCGGCTGagtgtcgtcgaggagcagagggCCACCGGTGGGCTTTTCGACATCATTAGCCTCCATGCATACCATGGTAGAATTGGGGATTCGAAACACACCTTTTTCACCGGCTTATACCGACCAGCCGGGAAGCTTATGTACTTCAGTTGGCCAGGCAGGACTCGGCTCATGTTTTCCAGGTCGTAGCCAATCTTTTCCTTCTCGGGTTTCTTCTTCGCATCTGTCGATGtttccttctcctccccATCCTTGTGGTCCTTGACGTCGTCCTTCTTATCCTCGTCTTTCCGGTCCTCGGGTCtcttctcctcgtccacgtccatcTTGTCGCCGGTCTTCGGTGGTGGCACGTCGACATCCATGCTCTCCCGACGCTGAGCCCGTTCCTTCTTCTGCGCCCTCCGCTTCGCTTGCGCAGTGGTCGAGAGAATAGCGGTAGCTATCAACGCAGGACCCTCCTCGGTCTTGACCTCTTGCTTTGGCGGGTAATCAAAGAGGCTTTGTCGCGTTGCGCAGTGGAACTTGAAGTCGGGCATTTCGAGGTCGTGATCGAGGCCAATCATGGCCGTGGGCGAAAAGCTTAGTGACAGGAAGTGTGTGAAGGGGAACCAATACCAGTACTGCGTGAAGATGGACATGCCGACGATCCCAGCCATGTTGAGATTGCCAGTCTGGGTCTGCAGTCCAATCGTGCAGTTGCGGCCGCCAGCATCGATGATGCCCAGGGCGAGGGATGCACCAAACTTGGTCATGGCATCCTCGTGGCGATCACTGACCACCTTCCGGAGGGACTTGCGCATCGTGGCCACCTTCGGGTTCATCACCTCGTTCTGCTGCACCATGATCATGGCCAGCGATATGAGCGCACCTTGTCGGACAAAGTCGGTAGGGTCCTTCATCATCGGCTCCAACAGGTCGATGGCCTCATCAAGCCCGGTTCCGGCGCAGGAAATTCCCAAGGCCATGGCAGAACCGTAGCGGACGTGCGGGTTGTACGACTCGGACAGCAGCTCCACCATGCGAGGGACGCTGCCGGGCTTGCGGAAGAGGATAAATCCTAGGCTCATGACGGCGATGCGACGGACATCGTCGTTGACGTCGCTGACGGCAGTGTGAAGGAGCTTCCGGATCGCCTTGTTGCTGCCGGTACCGCAGTAGGCGAGGGCAACCGTCATGATACCGCCATAACGCAAGGTAGGGTCGGGGTCGTTCAAGAGCCCCTCGATCAGGACATCCGCCCCCTCCTGGCGACCGTACATGATCAGAGCCATGCCCATGGCAACTCCGCGGACAATTTTCTCGTGCGTCGTCTCGTGTGCGTACGTGATCATGTCCTCGAGAGCCTTGACattgccggtgccgagcaTGATGAGGCCCATGGCCAGACCAACAGCCTCGCCGTTGAGCGCCGAGTCTTGGAATAGGATCTCTTTGAGCTTCTCGAATATCTCGCCATCTCCCGTGGCCATGCCGGCAATGCCCAAGCCAAGAGCACCGCCATGCTggaccacctcctcctcggcctggcCAAGCTGCATCTTGAGATAGTCGAGCGCATCGGCGCCGTGGTTGGCGTGAATGAGCCCATAGGCATAGAGAGCACCACCTTGACTGAAAATGGAACCACTACTTAGGCCtccttgtcgaggaaggTAGGGTTCGAGAAGTTTTCGGGACTGAGAAAGGTTTCCACGGTGGATGACGCCAAGCGCAGCGGTGGCAGTGAACTTGGACCAGTTGACGGCCTTGCCAAGCCAGTCCAGGTTATCGCGGAAAAACTTGTCGTTGGTGGTGCCCTGGTTCATGAAGGCATTGCAGAAGGTGACGGCGGTGTGAAAGATGGAATTGCGCCCCTCGAGACTATCGCGAACCTTGTTCAGAATGCTCAAATCCGTGTGATTGTTGCGGTAGAGGAACTCGAGATTCAGGCGAATCGTCTtggagccgtcgaggatggatcGAATGTTGCGGTACACCTTGGCAACATTGGGGGGCaactcttcctcctccgaATCCTGTCCTTGCCCCTCGTTTGCCAGGAGAGGCTTACTCTCGCTGTTCTCCTTGTCGCTGCCCTCGGTCTCGTTGTCGGTTTTGGTGCTCTTGCCGGACGGCAGGGATGCGAGGACCTTGCCCAAGAACTCCTGGGTACCGTTGTCATACAAGTCAAAGGCGATCTGGTAGGCGTTGGCGATGGACGTGCGATCGCCGTTGTCGACCAGGGTCTGAAGCATGTGCGACGCTTCGTCATCCGAGTTGAGATAGACGACACacttggcgatggcgaaaTAATCGGGGTTCGGGATATCATGCAGCAAGTCGAGAATGAGGCGCAGGATCTGGGTTCGGAAGGCTCGCTCCTGGACGATATCCATGCAGATGCCGAGCGCGTACTCCATCAGTTCCTCTGCCGGGCTCGAGACCCCATCTGGAGTCTTGGATTTGGAGCGCTCTTCGTTGGCACGCTTGATGACGCGACGAAGAACCTCGAGATTCTTGGACTCGACGGCGATTCCCACCACCTGCCTGTAACGGCCGTGCTTGAGGCAGCTCTCAAACAGCCGCTCAATCACCCTCTGCAGAGACGCTTCGGTCGCTTGGTCGGGCAGCTGGGCGATGGAGCTCGAACGTCCTTGTTTGGTGAGAGGCTGGAAGGTAGCCTCAAATATCGTGTTGTCGAGGGACGCTCGGGAGAGGAGTGACTTTGACGGCAGAGTCGTATGAGAGaatggcgtcgtcggggacATGAGtgcgccatcggcggcgtggGAAAAGGTCGTCAGCTCGGGCAGCTCGGCGGTTTTGGAGGCTTTCGGCTTCGCGTGCTTGGCGGCAGTAACAGCAATGTACTGGTCAACACATTTGGAGATGATGGTCTCCTCAAATTCGCTGGGCGCCTCGAGCTTGAAGAGATCGCCAGCGGCAAGGGCAAAGACCATGCTGTCATTGTACGCCTGGAGGTGATAGTACACCTTGGCAAGTACGAGAGCGGCGAGCTGCCGCTCGGGGAATGAGTCGTCTTCGAATAGGGCCTCGCTGAACGCAACGGACGGTCAGCCTTCCCTACGTCGCGGGCCGAGATGGGACGGGGTC encodes:
- a CDS encoding Armadillo-type fold protein, translated to MPGLVSATGVLAFLADEEPELKVFALQTLNDDIDTVWTEVAGSLSQIEALFEDDSFPERQLAALVLAKVYYHLQAYNDSMVFALAAGDLFKLEAPSEFEETIISKCVDQYIAVTAAKHAKPKASKTAELPELTTFSHAADGALMSPTTPFSHTTLPSKSLLSRASLDNTIFEATFQPLTKQGRSSSIAQLPDQATEASLQRVIERLFESCLKHGRYRQVVGIAVESKNLEVLRRVIKRANEERSKSKTPDGVSSPAEELMEYALGICMDIVQERAFRTQILRLILDLLHDIPNPDYFAIAKCVVYLNSDDEASHMLQTLVDNGDRTSIANAYQIAFDLYDNGTQEFLGKVLASLPSGKSTKTDNETEGSDKENSESKPLLANEGQGQDSEEEELPPNVAKVYRNIRSILDGSKTIRLNLEFLYRNNHTDLSILNKVRDSLEGRNSIFHTAVTFCNAFMNQGTTNDKFFRDNLDWLGKAVNWSKFTATAALGVIHRGNLSQSRKLLEPYLPRQGGLSSGSIFSQGGALYAYGLIHANHGADALDYLKMQLGQAEEEVVQHGGALGLGIAGMATGDGEIFEKLKEILFQDSALNGEAVGLAMGLIMLGTGNVKALEDMITYAHETTHEKIVRGVAMGMALIMYGRQEGADVLIEGLLNDPDPTLRYGGIMTVALAYCGTGSNKAIRKLLHTAVSDVNDDVRRIAVMSLGFILFRKPGSVPRMVELLSESYNPHVRYGSAMALGISCAGTGLDEAIDLLEPMMKDPTDFVRQGALISLAMIMVQQNEVMNPKVATMRKSLRKVVSDRHEDAMTKFGASLALGIIDAGGRNCTIGLQTQTGNLNMAGIVGMSIFTQYWYWFPFTHFLSLSFSPTAMIGLDHDLEMPDFKFHCATRQSLFDYPPKQEVKTEEGPALIATAILSTTAQAKRRAQKKERAQRRESMDVDVPPPKTGDKMDVDEEKRPEDRKDEDKKDDVKDHKDGEEKETSTDAKKKPEKEKIGYDLENMSRVLPGQLKYISFPAGRYKPVKKPTGGPLLLDDTQPEEPKTLIEEKLKKVTTERAPVAGQQNARIGGGRSGGRTLLEGLVDPARGSTGNPVMDQLLRSQAQGRSPFGLPEVRAGVDGGVGSGAAAAAGVLTAVDEDAEGDEEAQVPGEFDYFTDGEVEDE